One genomic window of Pirellulales bacterium includes the following:
- a CDS encoding alpha/beta fold hydrolase, with protein sequence MTIGQEVIAQVEQYQSGILKAIECNGVTVRYSDEGTGQPFLFLHHGGASHAVWSDVRERLRDEGRTIAIDFPGFGASDKPRRLPASNALVRYDLPLLVETVDHVIRKLELERPILVGNCMGSAAALAYALNFPAGVGGLLLCNVLTQATVEAGELRKLLKPGQYIPGLRWLLAQQFEWGAMPKRFQRWSIGIQLAPGQQLSDPLQETFEHLYGQPCQHRVLNNMGAYLPTFAKLDSVRKPSAFPPTWVVWGKHNRILPCDQGMAFCEQLAADRVEVLDSGHLPMVDRADEILGLLRELTAQVQTASPASAPTSLVSPRRLHELAQTTPTATAVVEAPSSRRPERCVDWRTLWQMANQLAWELWEAGLRSRDRVLLLVSPSPEFLALSHAISSIGASLVFIDGGLSPAAMADCIQQAKPTALVGIPRAHLLRLAKPRALASVRRYFSLATDPAPVSVKLLRDFDGRLGVPFPAVEVLPDSLAAIVFTSGSTGPPKGVEMSFRNFNAMLTRSIESIGDQYGDTALILYPLFLQIFSLMGRTSVLPDIDFSRPTAADPKHIVECIQRYKTTLGFSSPAILVRIAAYCQRHGISLDTMRVFFAAGAPIAYRQVIEPITSVMPNGRVITPYGATEALPVASIDSEEIRHDTAARTDRGAGICVGRPIEQVQVRIIPIADHPLRSMNEIAELPHGQIGEICVAGENVTLRYFGRHEQTAAAKIEDPQVPGGVWHRMGDVGYLDDQGRLWYCGRKKHRVACSDRTCFAQQPEGVADAVPGVFRSAFVGVMKNGRTIPVLVVEPEEKPPRSWDVLAQSIQNELNAQGFPVQREHILLHVVPFPVDPRHNAKIHREQLADWASEKLGLGVSQKTFSWFRRARGVQSWG encoded by the coding sequence ATGACGATCGGCCAGGAAGTCATCGCACAAGTCGAGCAGTACCAGTCCGGGATATTGAAAGCCATCGAGTGCAACGGCGTCACCGTTCGATATTCCGACGAAGGAACGGGCCAGCCGTTTCTATTTCTGCATCATGGCGGCGCGAGTCATGCGGTTTGGAGCGATGTGCGAGAACGGTTGCGAGATGAAGGACGCACGATCGCGATCGACTTTCCCGGCTTCGGCGCGTCCGACAAGCCTCGTCGCTTGCCCGCATCGAACGCTCTTGTTCGATACGACCTTCCGCTGCTCGTCGAGACCGTGGATCATGTGATTCGCAAGCTTGAGCTCGAACGGCCGATTCTCGTCGGAAACTGCATGGGAAGTGCCGCTGCTTTGGCGTACGCGCTCAATTTTCCCGCAGGCGTTGGCGGACTGCTGTTATGCAATGTGCTCACTCAGGCGACGGTTGAGGCGGGAGAGCTGAGGAAGCTGCTCAAACCCGGACAGTATATTCCCGGGTTACGATGGCTGCTTGCCCAGCAGTTCGAGTGGGGAGCGATGCCCAAGCGGTTCCAACGCTGGTCGATCGGGATTCAACTCGCTCCCGGGCAGCAACTCTCCGATCCACTGCAAGAGACGTTCGAACATCTCTATGGGCAACCGTGCCAGCATCGCGTTCTCAACAACATGGGGGCTTATCTTCCGACTTTCGCGAAGCTGGACTCCGTTCGAAAGCCGTCTGCTTTTCCGCCGACGTGGGTCGTATGGGGCAAACACAATCGCATCTTGCCTTGCGACCAGGGAATGGCATTTTGCGAGCAACTGGCTGCCGATCGAGTCGAAGTTCTCGATAGCGGACATTTGCCGATGGTGGACCGCGCCGATGAAATCCTTGGTTTGTTGCGGGAATTGACGGCACAGGTGCAGACAGCCTCCCCCGCTTCCGCACCCACCAGTCTTGTATCTCCACGGCGTCTTCATGAACTGGCGCAAACAACACCAACCGCCACGGCGGTCGTCGAGGCGCCGAGCTCTCGCCGGCCTGAGCGGTGCGTCGACTGGCGAACACTCTGGCAAATGGCGAATCAATTGGCCTGGGAACTTTGGGAGGCGGGCCTGCGCTCGAGGGATCGCGTTCTGTTGCTCGTTTCGCCGAGCCCCGAGTTTCTGGCTTTAAGTCATGCCATCAGCAGTATCGGAGCGTCGCTAGTCTTTATCGACGGGGGGCTTTCTCCCGCCGCGATGGCCGATTGCATCCAACAGGCAAAGCCGACCGCCTTGGTTGGGATACCGAGAGCGCATCTCCTCCGACTGGCCAAGCCGCGGGCTCTCGCGAGCGTGCGTCGCTATTTTTCACTCGCGACGGATCCGGCGCCGGTTTCGGTGAAGCTTCTGCGGGACTTCGATGGCCGCCTTGGCGTTCCGTTCCCTGCCGTCGAGGTATTGCCCGATTCGCTCGCGGCGATTGTCTTCACCAGCGGAAGCACCGGCCCTCCGAAGGGAGTCGAAATGAGCTTCCGCAACTTCAACGCCATGCTGACGCGGAGCATCGAGTCGATCGGCGACCAATATGGAGACACGGCGCTGATTCTTTATCCGCTGTTTCTACAGATTTTTTCGCTCATGGGCCGAACGTCCGTGTTGCCGGACATCGACTTCTCGCGCCCCACCGCCGCCGATCCAAAACATATCGTCGAATGCATTCAGCGATACAAAACAACTCTTGGCTTTAGTTCTCCCGCGATTCTCGTGCGCATCGCGGCGTATTGTCAGCGACACGGTATCTCGCTCGATACGATGCGAGTATTCTTCGCCGCGGGGGCTCCCATCGCTTATCGCCAGGTAATTGAACCGATCACCAGCGTGATGCCCAACGGTCGCGTGATCACCCCCTACGGCGCGACCGAAGCGTTGCCGGTGGCCAGCATCGACTCCGAGGAAATTCGTCACGACACCGCCGCACGGACCGATCGCGGCGCGGGGATCTGCGTGGGCCGGCCGATCGAGCAGGTACAAGTCCGCATCATTCCCATTGCGGATCATCCTCTTCGCAGCATGAACGAGATCGCCGAGTTGCCACACGGCCAGATCGGAGAGATCTGCGTTGCGGGAGAAAACGTCACGCTCCGCTACTTTGGCCGTCACGAGCAAACGGCCGCCGCCAAGATCGAGGATCCTCAAGTACCGGGGGGTGTTTGGCATCGCATGGGAGATGTCGGTTATCTCGACGACCAAGGCAGGCTCTGGTACTGCGGGCGCAAGAAGCACCGCGTGGCGTGCTCGGATCGGACCTGTTTTGCCCAGCAGCCGGAAGGCGTTGCGGATGCGGTCCCCGGCGTGTTTCGTTCGGCCTTCGTCGGGGTCATGAAGAATGGTCGCACCATTCCGGTTCTTGTCGTCGAGCCGGAAGAGAAGCCACCGCGCTCTTGGGATGTTCTGGCACAGTCCATTCAGAACGAACTGAATGCCCAGGGATTTCCGGTTCAGCGAGAGCACATCCTCTTACACGTCGTCCCGTTCCCGGTCGATCCTCGTCACAATGCCAAAATCCATCGCGAACAGCTTGCCGACTGGGCCAGCGAGAAACTGGGGCTCGGCGTTTCGCAAAAGACCTTCTCCTGGTTCCGGAGAGCCCGAGGCGTTCAAAGTTGGGGCTGA